Proteins from one Pseudomonas bijieensis genomic window:
- a CDS encoding DUF6124 family protein: MSESNSGPTKKDSISPEASQIPPMLDEAAKRAIDHYLDPKPQPKKKQPSSQLFSVAESADTETLLANLSETLASANAMLGDLTFDLEGSRRHFALGVQQMIELSELLANRALDIVDPR, encoded by the coding sequence AAAGTAACTCTGGGCCAACAAAAAAAGATTCCATTTCTCCCGAAGCCAGCCAGATTCCCCCAATGCTTGATGAAGCCGCCAAGCGCGCCATCGACCATTACCTCGACCCCAAGCCCCAACCCAAGAAGAAACAACCCTCAAGCCAATTGTTCTCCGTCGCGGAGAGCGCAGACACCGAAACCCTCCTAGCCAACCTCAGCGAAACCCTGGCCTCCGCCAACGCCATGCTCGGCGACCTGACCTTCGACCTGGAAGGCTCGCGTCGGCATTTCGCCCTGGGAGTCCAGCAGATGATCGAGCTCAGTGAGCTATTGGCGAACCGGGCGTTGGACATCGTCGATCCGCGCTAG